A portion of the Pan troglodytes isolate AG18354 chromosome 10, NHGRI_mPanTro3-v2.0_pri, whole genome shotgun sequence genome contains these proteins:
- the RBP5 gene encoding retinol-binding protein 5 encodes MPPNLTGYYRFVSQKNMEDYLQALNISLAVRKIALLLKPDKEIEHQGNHMTVRTLSTFRNYTVQFDVGVEFEEDLRSVDGRKCQTIVTWEEEQLVCVQKGEVPNRGWRHWLEGEMLYLELTARDAVCEQVFRKVR; translated from the exons ATGCCTCCCAACCTCACTGGCTACTACCGCTTTGTCTCGCAGAAGAACATGGAGGACTACCTGCAAGCCCTAA ACATCAGCTTGGCTGTGCGGAAGATCGCGCTGCTGCTGAAGCCGGACAAGGAGATCGAACACCAGGGCAACCACATGACGGTGAGGACGCTGAGCACCTTCCGAAACTACACTGTGCAGTTCGATGTGGGAGTGGAGTTTGAGGAGGACCTCAGGAGTGTGGACGGACGAAAATGCCAG ACCATAgtaacctgggaggaggagcagcTGGTGTGTGTGCAGAAAGGGGAGGTCCCCAACCGGGGCTGGAGACACTGGCTGGAGGGAGAGATGCTGTATCTG gAACTGACTGCAAGGGATGCAGTGTGCGAGCAGGTCTTCAGGAAGGTCAGATAG
- the CLSTN3 gene encoding calsyntenin-3 isoform X2 gives MTLLLLPLLLASLLASCSCNKANKHKPWIEAEYQGIVMENDNTVLLNPPLFALDKDAPLRYAGEICGFRLHGSGVPFEAVILDKATGEGLIRAKEPVDCEAQKEHTFTIQAYDCGEGPDGANTKKSHKATVHVRVNDVNEFAPVFVERLYRAAVTEGKLYDRILRVEAIDGDCSPQYSQICYYEILTPNTPFLIDNDGNIENTEKLQYSGERLYKFTVTAYDCGKKRAADDAEVEIQVKPTCKPSWQGWNKRIEYAPGAGSLALFPGIHLETCDEPLWNIQATIELQTSHVAKGCDRDNYSERALRKLCGAATGEVDLLPMPGPNANWTAGLSVHYSQDSSLIYWFNGTQAVQVPLGGPSGLGSGPQESLSDHFTLSFWMKHGVTPNKGKKEEETIVCNTVQNEDGFSHYSLTVHGCRIAFLYWPLLESARPVKFLWKLEQVCDDEWHHYALNLEFPTVTLYTDGISFDPALIHDNGLIHPPRREPALMIGACWTEEKNKEKEKGDNSTDTTQGDTLSIHHYFHGYLAGFSVRSGRLESREVIECLYACREGLDYRDFESLGKGMKVHVNPSQSLLTLEGDDVETFNHALQHVAYMNTLRFATPGVRPLRLTTAVKCFSEESCVSIPEVEGYVVVLQPDAPQILLSGTAHFARPAVDFEGTEGVPLFPDLQITCSISHQVEAKKDESWQGTVTDTRMSDEIVHNLDGCEISLVGDDLDPERESLLLDTTSLQQRGLELTNTSAYLTIAGVESITVYEEILRQARYRLRHGAALYTRKFRLSCSEMNGRYSSNEFIVEVNVLHSMNRVAHPSHVLSSQQFLHRGHQPPPEMAGHSLASSHRNSMIPSAATLIIVVCVGFLVLMVVLGLVRIHSLHRRVSGAGGPPGASSDPKDPDLFWDDSALTIIVNPMESYQNRQSCVTGAVGGQQEDEDSSDSEVADSPSSDERRIIETPPHRY, from the exons ATGACCCTCCTGCTGCTGCCCCTTCTGCTGGCCTCTCTGCTCGCGTCCTGCTCCTGTAACAAAG CCAACAAGCACAAGCCATGGATTGAGGCAGAGTACCAGGGCATCGTCATGGAGAATGACAACACGGTCCTACTGAATCCACCACTCTTTGCCTTGGACAAGGATGCCCCGCTGCGCTATGCAG GTGAGATCTGCGGCTTCCGGCTCCATGGGTCTGGGGTGCCCTTTGAGGCTGTGATCCTTGACAAGGCGACAGGAGAGGGGCTGATCCGGGCCAAGGAGCCTGTGGACTGCGAGGCCCAGAAGGAACACACCTTCACCATCCAGGCCTATGACTGTGGCGAGGGCCCCGACGGGGCCAACACCAAGAAGTCCCACAA GGCCACTGTGCATGTGCGGGTCAACGATGTGAACGAGTTTGCCCCAGTGTTTGTGGAACGGCTGTACCGTGCGGCTGTGACAGAGGGGAAGCTGTACGATCGCATCCTTCGGGTGGAAGCCATTGACGGTGACTGCTCCCCCCAGTACAGCCAGATCTGCTACTATGAGATTCTCACACCCAACACCCCTTTCCTCATTGACAATGATG GGAACATTGAGAACACAGAGaagctgcagtacagtggtgagaGGCTCTATAAGTTTACAGTGACAGCTTATGACTGTGGGAAGAAGCGGGCAGCAGATGATGCTGAGGTGGAGATTCAGGTGAAGcccacctgtaaacccagctggCAAG GCTGGAACAAAAGGATCGAATATGCACCAGGTGCTGGGAGCTTGGCTTTGTTCCCTGGTATCCACCTGGAGACCTGTGATGAACCACTCTGGAACATTCAGGCCACCATAGAGCTGCAGACCAGCCATGTGGCCAAGGGCTGTGACCGTGACAACTACTCAGAGCGGGCGCTGCGGAAACTCTGTG GTGCTGCCACTGGGGAGGTGGATCTGTTgcccatgcctggccccaatgCCAACTGGACAGCAGGACTCTCGGTGCACTACAGCCAGGACAGCAGCCTGATCTACTGGTTCAATGGCACCCAGGCTGTGCAGGTGCCCCTGGGTGGCCCCAGTGGGCTGGGCTCTGGGCCCCAGGAGAGCCTCAGTGACCACTTCACCCTGTCCTTCTGGATGAAGCATGGCGTAACTCCCAACAAGggcaaaaaggaagaggaaaccaTCGTATGTAACACTGTCCAGAATG AGGACGGCTTCTCTCACTACTCGCTGACTGTCCACGGCTGTAGGATTGCCTTCCTCTACTGGCCCCTGCTTGAGAGTGCCCGCCCAGTCAAGTTCCTCTGGAAGCTGGAGCAG GTCTGTGATGATGAGTGGCACCACTATGCTCTGAACCTCGAGTTCCCCACAGTCACACTCTATACCGACGGCATCTCCTTCGACCCTGCCCTCATCCATGACAATGGCCTCATCCACCCTCCCCGAAGGGAGCCTGCTCTCATGATTGGGGCCTGCTGGACTG aggagaagaacaaagagaaggaaaagggagaCAACAGTACAGACACCACCCAAG GAGACACTTTGTCGATCCACCACTACTTCCATGGCTACCTGGCTGGTTTCAGCGTGCGCTCAGGTCGCCTGGAGAGCCGCGAGGTCATCGAGTGCCTCTATGCATGTCGGGAGGGGCTGGACTATAGGGATTTCGAGAGCCTGGGCAAAGGCATGAAG GTCCACGTGAACCCCTCACAGTCCCTGCTCACCCTGGAGGGGGATGATGTGGAGACCTTCAACCATGCCCTGCAGCATGTGGCTTACATGAACACTCTGCGCTTTGCCACGCCCGGCGTCAGGCCCCTGCGCCTCACCACTGCTGTCAA GTGCTTCAGCGAAGAGTCCTGCGTCTCCATCCCTGAAGTGGAGGGCTACGTGGTGGTCCTTCAGCCTGACGCCCCCCAGATCCTGCTGAGTGGCACTGCTCATTTTGCCCGCCCAGCTGTGGACTTTGAGGGAACCGAGGGCGTCCCTTTGTTCCCTGATCTTCAAATCACCTGCTCCATTTCTCACCAGGTGGAGGCCAAAAAGGATGAGAGTTGGCAGGGCACAG TGACAGACACACGCATGTCGGATGAGATTGTGCACAACCTGGATGGCTGTGAAATTTCTCTGGTGGGGGATGACCTGGATCCTGAGCGGGAAAGCCTGCTCCTGGACACAACCTCTCTGCAGCAGCGGGGGCTGGAGCTCACCAACACATCAGCCTACCTCACCATTGCTG GGGTGGAGAGCATCACTGTGTATGAAGAGATCCTGAGGCAGGCTCGTTATCGGCTGCGACACGGAGCTGCCCTCTACACCAGGAAGTTCCGGCTTTCCTGCTCGGAAATGAATGGCCGTTACTCCAGCAATGAATTCATCGTGGAG GTCAATGTCCTGCACAGCATGAACCGGGTTGCCCACCCCAGCCACGTGCTCAGCTCCCAGCAGTTCCTGCACCGTGGTCACCAGCCCCCGCCTGAGATGGCTGGACACAGCCTGGCCAGCTCCCACAGAAACTCTA TGATACCCAGCGCCGCAACCCTCATCATTGTGGTGTGCGTGGGCTTCCTGGTGCTCATGGTCGTCCTGGGCCTGGTGCGCATCCATTCCCTTCACCGCCGCGTCTCAGGGGCCGGCGGGCCTCCAGGGGCCTCCAGTGACCCCAAGGACCCAGACCTCTTCTGGGATGACTCAGCTCTCACCATCATTGTGAACCCCATGGAG TCCTACCAGAATCGGCAGTCCTGTGTGACGGGGGCTGTTGGGGGCCAGCAGGAGGATGAGGACAGCAGTGATTCGGAGGTGGCCGATTCCCCCAGCAGCGACGAGAGACGCATCATCGAGACCCCCCCACACCGCTACTAA
- the CLSTN3 gene encoding calsyntenin-3 isoform X1, giving the protein MVLGCELSGSTRVVVGVEALLTGASSPLPGVGPANKHKPWIEAEYQGIVMENDNTVLLNPPLFALDKDAPLRYAGEICGFRLHGSGVPFEAVILDKATGEGLIRAKEPVDCEAQKEHTFTIQAYDCGEGPDGANTKKSHKATVHVRVNDVNEFAPVFVERLYRAAVTEGKLYDRILRVEAIDGDCSPQYSQICYYEILTPNTPFLIDNDGNIENTEKLQYSGERLYKFTVTAYDCGKKRAADDAEVEIQVKPTCKPSWQGWNKRIEYAPGAGSLALFPGIHLETCDEPLWNIQATIELQTSHVAKGCDRDNYSERALRKLCGAATGEVDLLPMPGPNANWTAGLSVHYSQDSSLIYWFNGTQAVQVPLGGPSGLGSGPQESLSDHFTLSFWMKHGVTPNKGKKEEETIVCNTVQNEDGFSHYSLTVHGCRIAFLYWPLLESARPVKFLWKLEQVCDDEWHHYALNLEFPTVTLYTDGISFDPALIHDNGLIHPPRREPALMIGACWTEEKNKEKEKGDNSTDTTQGDTLSIHHYFHGYLAGFSVRSGRLESREVIECLYACREGLDYRDFESLGKGMKVHVNPSQSLLTLEGDDVETFNHALQHVAYMNTLRFATPGVRPLRLTTAVKCFSEESCVSIPEVEGYVVVLQPDAPQILLSGTAHFARPAVDFEGTEGVPLFPDLQITCSISHQVEAKKDESWQGTVTDTRMSDEIVHNLDGCEISLVGDDLDPERESLLLDTTSLQQRGLELTNTSAYLTIAGVESITVYEEILRQARYRLRHGAALYTRKFRLSCSEMNGRYSSNEFIVEVNVLHSMNRVAHPSHVLSSQQFLHRGHQPPPEMAGHSLASSHRNSMIPSAATLIIVVCVGFLVLMVVLGLVRIHSLHRRVSGAGGPPGASSDPKDPDLFWDDSALTIIVNPMESYQNRQSCVTGAVGGQQEDEDSSDSEVADSPSSDERRIIETPPHRY; this is encoded by the exons ATGGTGCTGGGGTGTGAGTTGTCTGGGTCAACAAGGGTTGTTGTGGGAGTAGAGGCCCTGCTGACAGgtgcttcctctcctctccctggggTGGGGCCAGCCAACAAGCACAAGCCATGGATTGAGGCAGAGTACCAGGGCATCGTCATGGAGAATGACAACACGGTCCTACTGAATCCACCACTCTTTGCCTTGGACAAGGATGCCCCGCTGCGCTATGCAG GTGAGATCTGCGGCTTCCGGCTCCATGGGTCTGGGGTGCCCTTTGAGGCTGTGATCCTTGACAAGGCGACAGGAGAGGGGCTGATCCGGGCCAAGGAGCCTGTGGACTGCGAGGCCCAGAAGGAACACACCTTCACCATCCAGGCCTATGACTGTGGCGAGGGCCCCGACGGGGCCAACACCAAGAAGTCCCACAA GGCCACTGTGCATGTGCGGGTCAACGATGTGAACGAGTTTGCCCCAGTGTTTGTGGAACGGCTGTACCGTGCGGCTGTGACAGAGGGGAAGCTGTACGATCGCATCCTTCGGGTGGAAGCCATTGACGGTGACTGCTCCCCCCAGTACAGCCAGATCTGCTACTATGAGATTCTCACACCCAACACCCCTTTCCTCATTGACAATGATG GGAACATTGAGAACACAGAGaagctgcagtacagtggtgagaGGCTCTATAAGTTTACAGTGACAGCTTATGACTGTGGGAAGAAGCGGGCAGCAGATGATGCTGAGGTGGAGATTCAGGTGAAGcccacctgtaaacccagctggCAAG GCTGGAACAAAAGGATCGAATATGCACCAGGTGCTGGGAGCTTGGCTTTGTTCCCTGGTATCCACCTGGAGACCTGTGATGAACCACTCTGGAACATTCAGGCCACCATAGAGCTGCAGACCAGCCATGTGGCCAAGGGCTGTGACCGTGACAACTACTCAGAGCGGGCGCTGCGGAAACTCTGTG GTGCTGCCACTGGGGAGGTGGATCTGTTgcccatgcctggccccaatgCCAACTGGACAGCAGGACTCTCGGTGCACTACAGCCAGGACAGCAGCCTGATCTACTGGTTCAATGGCACCCAGGCTGTGCAGGTGCCCCTGGGTGGCCCCAGTGGGCTGGGCTCTGGGCCCCAGGAGAGCCTCAGTGACCACTTCACCCTGTCCTTCTGGATGAAGCATGGCGTAACTCCCAACAAGggcaaaaaggaagaggaaaccaTCGTATGTAACACTGTCCAGAATG AGGACGGCTTCTCTCACTACTCGCTGACTGTCCACGGCTGTAGGATTGCCTTCCTCTACTGGCCCCTGCTTGAGAGTGCCCGCCCAGTCAAGTTCCTCTGGAAGCTGGAGCAG GTCTGTGATGATGAGTGGCACCACTATGCTCTGAACCTCGAGTTCCCCACAGTCACACTCTATACCGACGGCATCTCCTTCGACCCTGCCCTCATCCATGACAATGGCCTCATCCACCCTCCCCGAAGGGAGCCTGCTCTCATGATTGGGGCCTGCTGGACTG aggagaagaacaaagagaaggaaaagggagaCAACAGTACAGACACCACCCAAG GAGACACTTTGTCGATCCACCACTACTTCCATGGCTACCTGGCTGGTTTCAGCGTGCGCTCAGGTCGCCTGGAGAGCCGCGAGGTCATCGAGTGCCTCTATGCATGTCGGGAGGGGCTGGACTATAGGGATTTCGAGAGCCTGGGCAAAGGCATGAAG GTCCACGTGAACCCCTCACAGTCCCTGCTCACCCTGGAGGGGGATGATGTGGAGACCTTCAACCATGCCCTGCAGCATGTGGCTTACATGAACACTCTGCGCTTTGCCACGCCCGGCGTCAGGCCCCTGCGCCTCACCACTGCTGTCAA GTGCTTCAGCGAAGAGTCCTGCGTCTCCATCCCTGAAGTGGAGGGCTACGTGGTGGTCCTTCAGCCTGACGCCCCCCAGATCCTGCTGAGTGGCACTGCTCATTTTGCCCGCCCAGCTGTGGACTTTGAGGGAACCGAGGGCGTCCCTTTGTTCCCTGATCTTCAAATCACCTGCTCCATTTCTCACCAGGTGGAGGCCAAAAAGGATGAGAGTTGGCAGGGCACAG TGACAGACACACGCATGTCGGATGAGATTGTGCACAACCTGGATGGCTGTGAAATTTCTCTGGTGGGGGATGACCTGGATCCTGAGCGGGAAAGCCTGCTCCTGGACACAACCTCTCTGCAGCAGCGGGGGCTGGAGCTCACCAACACATCAGCCTACCTCACCATTGCTG GGGTGGAGAGCATCACTGTGTATGAAGAGATCCTGAGGCAGGCTCGTTATCGGCTGCGACACGGAGCTGCCCTCTACACCAGGAAGTTCCGGCTTTCCTGCTCGGAAATGAATGGCCGTTACTCCAGCAATGAATTCATCGTGGAG GTCAATGTCCTGCACAGCATGAACCGGGTTGCCCACCCCAGCCACGTGCTCAGCTCCCAGCAGTTCCTGCACCGTGGTCACCAGCCCCCGCCTGAGATGGCTGGACACAGCCTGGCCAGCTCCCACAGAAACTCTA TGATACCCAGCGCCGCAACCCTCATCATTGTGGTGTGCGTGGGCTTCCTGGTGCTCATGGTCGTCCTGGGCCTGGTGCGCATCCATTCCCTTCACCGCCGCGTCTCAGGGGCCGGCGGGCCTCCAGGGGCCTCCAGTGACCCCAAGGACCCAGACCTCTTCTGGGATGACTCAGCTCTCACCATCATTGTGAACCCCATGGAG TCCTACCAGAATCGGCAGTCCTGTGTGACGGGGGCTGTTGGGGGCCAGCAGGAGGATGAGGACAGCAGTGATTCGGAGGTGGCCGATTCCCCCAGCAGCGACGAGAGACGCATCATCGAGACCCCCCCACACCGCTACTAA
- the LOC104001441 gene encoding uncharacterized protein LOC104001441, which produces MHCGQGCAPMWGVVTQLPVRALGLEVRVWGLYLHLLSLGLRAFLLFFLVLLRELCVCVQEAGRAVLMAARSVALTAHVCSVYVFLQGVAWSAQLVGSWVMLHIWLYRALLETPKRVPLLPQCEQAARWLVWASMQAGKGLARVWGVATFVQLCAHTVFLSMYLCMHICFAAISSKVRVRVNAPFCVSVPLKVHAPLSLGIKVGLQGQKHGRATGEAGMPQGEMLGKQEPQTSRSPKPTRRREVSRSELSPGG; this is translated from the coding sequence ATGCATTGTGGGCAGGGGTGTGCACCCATGTGGGGAGTAGTGACCCAGCTGCCCGTaagggccctgggcctggaggTGCGTGTGTGGGGTCTCTACCTCCACCTGCTGTCCCTGGGGCTGCGGGCTTTCCTACTTTTCTTCCTTGTGCTTCTTcgagagctgtgtgtgtgtgtgcaggaggcaggcagggctgtGCTCATGGCGGCTCGCTCTGTGGCCCTCACGGCCCACGTCTGTAGTGTCTATGTCTTCCTTCAGGGGGTTGCCTGGTCTGCCCAGCTGGTGGGGAGCTGGGTGATGCTGCACATATGGCTCTACCGTGCCTTGCTGGAGACCCCCAAACGCGTTCCTTTACTCCCGCAGTGTGAGCAGGCAGCCAGGTGGCTGGTGTGGGCCAGCATGCAGGCTGGCAAAGGCCTGGCTCGGGTGTGGGGTGTGGCAACCTTTGTGCAGCTGTGTGCCCACACGGTCTTCCTGAGCATGTACCTGTGCATGCACATCTGCTTTGCCGCCATCAGCTCTAAGGTCCGTGTGAGAGTGAACGCACCGTTCTGTGTCTCAGTGCCCTTGAAGGTCCATGCCCCTCTGAGCCTGGGCATCAAAGTGGGGCTGCAGGGCCAGAAGCATGGGAGAGCCACGGGGGAGGCAGGTATGCCTCAGGGGGAGATGTTGGGGAAGCAGGAACCCCAGACGTCCAGGAGCCCCAAGCCCACCAGGAGAAGGGAGGTGTCACGGAGTGAGCTCAGTCCAGGTGGGTAA